Part of the Lolium rigidum isolate FL_2022 chromosome 6, APGP_CSIRO_Lrig_0.1, whole genome shotgun sequence genome, AGGTCCAGTCCACCATTATTGCCTGGCAATACCGGGAAGAAATCCGGGCACTCCCACATAGCAGAGGCATTGGATGTATACAGGGGGTGATCAACTCTAGTCCAACTTAGAAAGTCTTCACTCTTGTATAAAAGTGCAGCACCGTAGCCATACAGCTCAGCACCAACTGCTATTCTCCATAGTCCGTCAGGTCCAATCCAACCGGTTGTCGGATCCCTGAACTGGATCAAGTTCATCCCTGGTCCGTCCGGTAGAAGCACTGGGTTATTTCCTCCTTTGATCCATTCCCTCAGGTATGGGTCAGACCGATTTTTGGGAAGCGCAATGTTTTGGACCTGACGACCCTGCGAGTCGCCACCGGTGTATATGATCACTGGCTGATCACCATTTATAATTGTGGTTGAGCCTGTCCAGCAACCTTTTATGTCATTCGGGGTATCCCGTACCATTGCAGGTTCAAGCCGGAGCCAGTTGACGAGGTCGGTTGAAACTGAATGGCCCCAAACTATGTCAGTCCCAATGGTGCCACCCGGGTTATGCTGGTAGAATTCATGGTAGATGCCATTGTAGTACACTGGTCCTGAATATTAAATAATTTATAAAGACAGTATAAGTTGTAGGATGCTGCAATTTCTATCCATTTTATTTAGAAGTATTTGTGCTTGAGATATTCATACCACTTGGATCTTTTGTGTTGTCGTAGATGTCCAAGGATCGTCAATCCATCGGATATTTGAAAAAATACGAGAGAATGTCAATAACTTGCAACAGATGTACAATAAATAGGATAAGATTATAGCTAGAGCATGAAAAAATCTAGATTTTAAAACAGGCAGTACTTCATTGCTTGTGTCTGGGTATAACATATCTGTCATGTGTCTAACTAGTATATTTCAGGCACGTGATTTCTGATGTTCTAATTAGGCCTGCTGTAATGGAAGAGACAAAACGTCATGCTTTCCTTAACTGAATGTTTTCTGACCAAAAGTAACACTAACAGTGAAGCAAATATGGACATTTTCAGAGTACACTATGGAAGTGGCATATACACGATTTGGGAGGAGGTACACAACACTTTGTTTTGCGCAAGCATCTAAAGAATATGGCTAGTTGGCTACCATTGAGAATTCCTCAAGATCTAACTGCTGCGCCTTACAGGGAGTACCTACTGTGTGCAACATTCAGAAACAGAATCACAAAGTAATGAGTAGGCTACCAACCATTCCCATGCCTAAGATTACTTTTGACACGAAAGCagtttgcaatgattactattgcACATTCTGTGTCCACAAACTATACCGAGAAATATGCACAGATAAAAATGATCCTACTGCAAAAATATAATGTATATTTTAACCAGTATGTGACTGAAAATTGGCACAAAAATATCTGCTACTAGGTTTAACTTAGCTCTCCAGCTGGGCAGAGCAAGAAAAGAACATCAGATCAGAGAGACTGTGACTGGCCACAAACACTAGCGAAAGCAGAGAGGAAACGTaccgttcatccagttcttgagaGGCTGGAAGTGGTAGGAGGTCCGGTACCTCTCGCTGGCAATGGATGGGAGCTCTGGCTCCGGAGACCGCGCACAAAGGAAGGATCCTCCCTCGCCATTCCTGCCGCAGATGAAGAGCCTGGACACatacgaggagaaggagaagagggCGAGGAGGGCGAAGGCCCAAGCTTGGGCCATGGGGACTGGGGAGTGAAGGTAGAATGTCTTGTGAGATGAGAAGGCTTTGTATAGACTTTAAGCAGGCGACATAGGTCACGACACTGCTTAGGACGGCCCAAAGATGTTCACAAGTCCTTGTCACACACATTTTCTGGGAGAGGAAGATTCGATAGGGATGTCTAATCATTTATTTATTTCCACTTGGTGTCCATTTCCCGCTCAGATCCTTGCTTTGTTGTAGTATCATGGTAAACACAACCATTCTTCAGTTTTTCAGTTGAGAAATAACACCGTCGCAATTCAAGGTGAAGATGCTATAAAAAAGAATTATGTGTTCTTAGATTACACATTACATGATCCCATGGAACTTGCCTgaactttgtcaaaatttgaacctATCTAGGTGCTAAatagtgtttagatacatctaaattttagtaAAGTTCAGACAAGTTTCATAAAATACTTCTTAAAAAATGTACTTCCTAATAAGCAAATTTTATGAGTGAATTTGCTGAAAGTAAAGTACTCCCTCCCTCCCAACAAAAATGtcaaagatttgtctaaattcagacGCATCTAGACACGAAATAGTAGCTAAATACATCTAAAATTATATAAATCTTTGATACTTTTGATCGGACGAAGGGAGTAAGAACCAGTCGGGCGAAACCATGTGGTTCGTCATTGCCTGtattgttattattattatttaataATGACAGATGTCAGAATTGGAGTAACTAGATGCGCCGAAACACCAGCTGTACCCTTTGTATACTACATCAAGAGAAAAAAATAGTTTTGTTTCTAGTGTCGACTAGAGATCAGGAAACAGATCACGCACATGATAAACAACCAAATGGAAGGGGGGCACACATGACTGGGCCACATGGAATTAAGTGCAGAATGTAAACAAACCTTCTCGCCTGGCTCCCAGTGCGCCACGCAAGTGGCGGAGCCAACCAAAGAGAAACAGTACATGTCAACAGCAGCAGATCTCATGTATGTTCCACACGGTCGGGTCGGCACGGATACATCCACAAGAAAAAAGCTAATTAAGACAGCATCGCCGCCACTAGATTACAGATCTCGAGAACGTGCACAATAATACACAAATAGAGTAGTCATGCACTTTGAACATGCTTCTTTGTACACAGATCCACGTTAGATCCCACAGAGGGAATTCTTTCTTCTTCTGGGGTTGGTACTCCTTGCAGTATCGGGCTTTACCATTCTTCCTCCAGGGTGGCCCTGTGGAAGCACAGCACCGTGCACACGAGGATGAAGAAGGACGTGAACTCGATGAACATGGCCCCGGTCTCGATCAGGCCAGCGTGCCTCAGGATCGCGGGGATGGCGAGGCTTCCCATGGCAGACGCGCCAGTCAGAAACTTTGCAGCGTTGATCCACCTGAAATATGAGACGTCCAGCCTGATTAACGCTGTTTTGATAGTAAATGCATGGATGGGTATCTGAAGTGATGGCTTGCCTATTATGCATATCTTTGTCAATACACATGATTTCACAGTTCACAGCCTTTGTGATAGCAAATGCATGGATGGGTATCCTAAGTGATGGCTTGCCTATTATGTGTATCTGTGACAACATGTTACAGTTTACTACTTTGAACGAAAGAACATCATCAAAATTACAACACTTACGCTCCACCCTCTCCGCTACTCAAGAACCGTGTGGATCCATCACCGAAGAACAGGCATGGCATGGGCACAATGATGTACATGAGTGCTACAGCAAATGTGTAAGAACGTCAGCAGAAAGGCCAGAGACCTGTCACGGTGATTGAGGATGACATAAAACTAAACAGTCACCTGCTAACATAGGCCACCAGTTGTTGTACAGAGCACATGCCTGCACCACGAAGATAAGAATCAGGGAATCCAGAAATAGTAACAACCTGGTCAGATAACAAGAGTGTGGCAATGCAATGCTGCTCTTTTATCTTAATGTAGAAATACTGTAGTAGGATTGCAGTTGTCAGAACAATATTTGTGTGCATCAACTAAGCCTAAACAGCATATGTAGCACCTaactgaatatgatgcttctactgtaagTTTGATCCAGAAATAGTAATAACTTGGTCAGATAACAAGAGCATGGAAATCCTAAGCTGCTCTTTAATCTTCATACGAAAATACTATAGAAGGATCGCAGGTCATTACAATAAGTGATTGATCGTTCTTGAAAAATAGTAGGATCGAAGGTCAATACAATCAGAACAAACTTTTCATGCATCGACTATTCCTGACAAGCATGTGCAGCTCGTAACTGAATATTATGCTTCTACTGCAACCCTGACCAGTAACTATAGCACACTATTACTCTGCTTTTTACTAACGGGCATGATGAGTTGTAGAAACGAGATGTGAAATAAAACTGCCAGGTTCCCACTCCTCAAAATTACGGAAACAAGCATTGAGTACAACAATGTTAGCGATTGCTACTGTATAAGTTTCATAAACCTAACTCAGTTATAAGTGAGTGCAAGATAAAGCTATAGACAAGTGAACATAGCTTACCAGGATTTGCAAAAGAATGCTGGTGGAGAACATACACGCAAGTCCAGCGAGCCTGTAACAGCAGAAATTAATCAGGTGACACTTCTCCAAATGCCAAACAAATAGttagaaacattttaatcatGAACTTACACTGTAAAGACACGCGTCCAAGAGCAAGTTGACAACATCATCCAGCACAGTGGACGAAAGCAAAAGAAAGCGAGGAACATACACGTTAGTCAAGTACTTGAAGCAATTTGAATGAGCACAAAGATACATATTTCAAGCTACTCAGAGTGCAAGAGTGTAACAAATGCAAACGATGAAACTGGATTTTATCAGCAGATGGTTGGTCAATCATTACACAACATCAAGTCATTCAATGGATTAGGTTTGATATTTAATGGAACCCTCTCTTGCTATTTTCGGTAGAACCCCTCCTAAGCAATAATAGTTGCTTATTACACATGAGGTACAGAGGTAGACAGAAAACAAATATATAATTTTACTCATAATTTCCCGGGCCAGGAATCATCTATCCTTGGTTAATAGAATTTTGACTTTTCCCGCTAAGCAAAGTCATGTGTCCGCAGTATGGACTCAACATCAATTTCCAAGAAAGTGCGTACACCTATCAAATTTATTCATAAACATATCTCAAACTGTTTCATAAGCCGAGCATTGCATACTACCACAGAAAGATCTGTCCTCAACTAATTGCACGTGCGAAAGTACATATCCTAGAACTCCAAAATAAATTTCTAGAACCAGCATTTAGAGCTTACAAACAGCCTACTTACATTCTCAAGGTCAGAACTATTTATGTTATCTTAGGAGGAGCTCAGTAATGAGCGTACTGGCTAAAGAACAATCCATATGGCAAAGGTGAAAATTCCAGGTACGGCGTTGCTCTGTTGCCAAGCCGCAACCGAGCTGGAAGCAACCAATACTGAAGGATGCATATGCAGTATAGCCCTTGTTCTAGACATGTGGAAGTTTTTGGCAACACCCAAGACACAACAGCAGGACACAAGCACCATCCACATAACCCACTCTGTACTTCCACGAACGCGCCTGAGAAGAACACAGTTTCTCGGAGCAAATTATTCTCCCCGAGACTAGCTCCCAACACTTTCCCCTAACTATTTTCCCCATTGTCAGTCTCTCCCACACTATTATCTACCCAGCCATGGGCAGCGCAGCGGTACAGCACCAGAGCTCCAGACCATACAGCGCGCAATTCACAGCCAATCGGCGCTCCGCGCACCCTAATCCGCGAAACCCACCCGTCACTTCGTCACCCGCGGGAACCCTAGCGCGCTCGATCCCCTCACCGCAGCAACCCCCGAATTGGAGCTCAAACGAACGCTCGCGGAGATCACCCCAACAGCTGGGTCGAGCGGAGCGGAAGAGATCGCTCACCTTCCACGGTCATCGCCATCTCCGGCGaggggtgcggcggcggcgcgaaatCTTCCCGGCGAACACCTCTCGTCGTCTCCTCTCGGGACCTTTCCGCACTCTCTGACTCCACTTTCCGACCGACGAAGTCACGAAGCCGAGTCGTGTTATCGATGCGACGCTGGCTCGTGGGCCCTGTCATGTTGGTGGGCCGGGCCCACCTGTAAGCGAGCAAGCAAAGGCCTCCTTCGATTTGGACTTTGGCTTGAAAGCCCTGTCGGCTCTGTTGTGGCGCTAGGGCATCTCAAGGCGGGCAGAGAGGGGTTTGGGCTTtggagctcggcggcggcggcggcggcggcggcggaggaggagggagccATGACGCGGCTGACGCTGGAGCAGACGGCGAGGGAGGCGGCGCCTGCCGGCTGCCTGGCCACGTTCCTAGACCTCTCCCACCGCTCCTTCTCCGACGTCAGTAGAGCGGGAGCTCAGCTCCTCCCTTTCTTCTCCCCTCCCGCATCCTCGGTTTAGCTTCCAGCTTTTCTCCCGGCCGCTTGCTCATCTAATCTTGTTGCTGTGCTGTGTCGTGGGCGTGCAGGTGTCGTGCCTAGGAAACTTCAAGAACCTGGAGCGCCTCGACCTCGGccacaactgcctcgtcacgctcgAGGTAGAGATTACATGTACTGGAGTATTATTATTATTGCTGCCACGCTGCTCAATGGACAGCAACACCATGTTCGTGAGAAATACCGCATCCTCGATGTAGATTGCTGACATGCCACCCCTTTGGATAGATGCaagcttcttttctatttatagaaaaaatggatatgtgCTAACACTGTTATTGTCCGAAAGTATATTCGCAACCAACAGTAGTCTAACAGCCAAGGTGCTGTAAAACGGTGCTGAAGTAAGCTAATTCCATCACGCGTTCGAATTAGGATTTAGCTAGTGACTCTGGCTTGTGGAAGATAGATATACTTGGTTAAGCTTGTTTTCTGCGACGGTACCTCCAGCGGTTGTTATCATTTGAGCCTCTCTGTGTCTTCCAATTGTCACTTACAACCATATCCTACATGTTGAAGGGCCTGTCCTCGTGCACCAACCTGAAGTGGCTTTCGGTTATCGAGAACAAGCTCGTGAGCTTGGAAGGCGTGGAAGCCCTCTCAAAGCTGCAGGCAAGATGCTTTCCTGAACCTTCGTTTTCATTAATCGTGAATCCAGCACCGAACCTTAGCTCACCGCTTGGCTTCTAATACTGAGGAGTTTTTCTTATCCCTTTATGTGCAGGTACTGAATGCTGGCAAAAATAAATTGACCAAAATCGACGAGGTCAGATCTTTGACAAGCCTCGGAGCGTTGATTCTGAACGGTACGGTAGTTCATGACTGCTATACACTCGCACCCACTCTTCTTCCCTGTGGGTAGTAGCTTGCTTCATTTGATCATGTTGGATCTTTGTAATCATTCATGCAGATAACAACATTTCTTCCATCtgcaagcttgatccccatcatcaGTTGAATACTCTTGGTACGCATTTTGATATAGTACTCCTTTATTAGAATAGGCCTCAGGTATGTTGTTGCGtactttcagttttttttttcagaGTTGCTGATGAGATCGAACGATTCAGTGGCTGTTAAAGAAGAGTAACTTTTTTTTGTCAAATGCAATATATAACTCCATTTAACGTTCATGCTAGAACTAGAAGAAATTTTGCATTGGTAAAAATACACTAACTAATTTTTCTATAAGAAATTCATAATGCCCTAGTAAATTTCAAATCGGTTGAATACTAATTTATCTGTATATTACGATCCTGCTTTTCTGTCTTCCCTCAACTTAAATAATACTGAACGCTTGCTCTGCCACAGTTCTCTCGAAGAATCCAATCGTTACTATTGGTGATGCTTTGGTCAATGCAAAGTCTATCAAAAAGGTGCCCATTTTTTGTGTTGCAGCAGAAATCTGAACTATGTTCTGATGGCTTTATTATGTAGCATTTCTAATCGTACATGACTATTGTATTATTGTTTCAGATATCCATGTCTCACTGTCAGATAGAGAGTATTGGATCTTCTCTTGCTGCATGTGTGGAATTGAAGGAACTTAGGCTTGCTCACAATCAGATCACTGTATGTACATGGAGGGAAATTTTATTTCTTCGTCTTCTGTACAAATACTAGTTAACATGGTCTTGTTCCATTTCTGACTTGCAGACAATTCCAATGGACTTGGCCAAAAATACCAAACTCTTGAACCTTGACTTGGGAAATAACTTAATTGAGAGGGTGACAGATTTGAAGGTTTGCATCTGATTAGTTTCTTCCCAGATGTTTAACACCATGATTTTCTTAGATTGCTTCAATCGTTTGTTTGTTCGCTAGGTCCTTTCGGAACTACGCTACTTGAGGAACCTAAATCTGCAGGGAAATCCTATTGCAGAGAAAGATGGTCTAGCTAAAAAGGTGATTTCTCTGGCTTCTCTTCATTCCAGTTTGTATTGTCATTCTTGAGTAACTTTGggtgtttctctcaggtcatgaaAATTGTGCCGACCGTACGCATATTCAACGCAAAGCCCATAGAAGCCAGCTCCCAGAATGATAACTCTAAGAAAGTGGGTATGCTGAACAAGGATGAAGATATGCTTGCTCATGATCCCAAAGATGTGAAAAAGAACGATAAAAGAAAACGGTCAAAACAACAAGTGCAGAGCCCTGAAAAACCTGCAGCCAAAGATACTCCTCCAGATGTCACCATTGCCACCCCAGTTAAATCTGGACTACTGGAtagtaagaaaaagaaaaaggagaaggtaGTCCTAGAGCATGACAAGAACATTAAACCAAAAGGCAAGGATGATAAAGCTCCTTCCGATGATACTGACAGGAAGGCCAAGAAGGAATCCAAGAAGAAGAAACTTGTCAACAAAGATAAAGATGTGGACGGAATGGATGACACCGAAGTGTCATTTGCAGACTTTGTGTTTTCGAGAGAGGCTGCCCGTCCAGAGCCTGCGCTGGAGGAGAAAACCCAGGGAATTGCTCCCGGTGGGAAATTTGTCGGAGGCCTGGTGATTGATCacaccaagaagaggaagaagtcgCAAGGGACGTTTCTTGATGCGTCGGATCTTAAGCTGCTTTCCTCTGTGCCTGAGGTGGGTGTGGGTGGACTGTCTGGGTGGGATTAGTCGTAATGCCTAGTGGGCTTGACAAGTGATCTATGCCTCGCCATTAGTGTTACTAAAACCCTGCTCTAGGGTCTCATTGCAATGTGCCCCATTGTCTGAATTTCTTTCTAAATTTCTTTGGCACCGGAAATATGTAACCAGACTTGAAAATGTTGTTTGTTACAGATCTATGAGACTTGAGATGGTTAGAAACAGATTCTCCAGTTTCCTCTGTATTCTAGTTATTAATTTTCAATCATTTTATAAGCTTCTAGTTAGCAAATTAAGGTGACTAAGACCAATAAAATACAGAGATAAACCTGAGATAGAACTTGGCAATTATCAAGTAACCGGTATTTGAAAAGTCACCATTGCTGTATATTATAGTCATGAAACTGACAGTACACGTACTGAACATTCAACATGGCAACAAGACCACATAGTTGGATCAGGCAAAATTTCCACACGAACTTAA contains:
- the LOC124665088 gene encoding vacuolar protein sorting-associated protein 55 homolog, which gives rise to MFSTSILLQILACALYNNWWPMLAALMYIIVPMPCLFFGDGSTRFLSSGEGGAWINAAKFLTGASAMGSLAIPAILRHAGLIETGAMFIEFTSFFILVCTVLCFHRATLEEEW
- the LOC124665089 gene encoding leucine-rich repeat protein SHOC-2, with the protein product MTRLTLEQTAREAAPAGCLATFLDLSHRSFSDVSCLGNFKNLERLDLGHNCLVTLEGLSSCTNLKWLSVIENKLVSLEGVEALSKLQVLNAGKNKLTKIDEVRSLTSLGALILNDNNISSICKLDPHHQLNTLVLSKNPIVTIGDALVNAKSIKKISMSHCQIESIGSSLAACVELKELRLAHNQITTIPMDLAKNTKLLNLDLGNNLIERVTDLKVLSELRYLRNLNLQGNPIAEKDGLAKKVMKIVPTVRIFNAKPIEASSQNDNSKKVGMLNKDEDMLAHDPKDVKKNDKRKRSKQQVQSPEKPAAKDTPPDVTIATPVKSGLLDSKKKKKEKVVLEHDKNIKPKGKDDKAPSDDTDRKAKKESKKKKLVNKDKDVDGMDDTEVSFADFVFSREAARPEPALEEKTQGIAPGGKFVGGLVIDHTKKRKKSQGTFLDASDLKLLSSVPEVGVGGLSGWD